The [Pantoea] beijingensis genomic sequence TAGATATCACCGCAGTCGCGTTGTATATGCATTATTGGGGGGCGTTCGGTGATGTGCCCCAATGGATCTTTGCGCTCGGAGCATTGGCCATTGTCGGTACCATGAATATGATTGGTGTGAAATGGTTTGCCGAAATGGAGTTTTGGTTTGCACTGATCAAAGTCCTGGCGATTGCCATTTTCCTGATCGTGGGCGTGGTATTTCTCGGCAGTGGAAAAATGCTGGACGGTAACGCAACCGGGTTCCACCTGATTACCGATAACGGCGGTTTTTTCCCGCATGGACTTCTGCCCGCGCTGGTATTAGTGCAGGGGGTGGTATTTGCCTTTGCTTCGATAGAATTGGTTGGTACGGCGGCAGGGGAGTGTAAAGACCCGAAAACGATGCTGCCAAAGGCGATAAATAGCGTTATCTGGCGTATCGGTCTGTTCTATGTTGGTTCGGTGGTACTGCTGGTACTGTTACTGCCCTGGAATGCGTATCAGGCCGGTCAGAGCCCGTTCGTAACGTTCTTCACTCGCCTCGGTGTCCCGTATATTGGGAGCATTATGAACATCGTGGTATTGAGCGCAGCGCTTTCCAGCCTGAATTCTGGCCTCTATTCAACCGGGCGTATTTTGCGTTCGATGTCGATGGGCGGCTCTGCACCCAAATTTATGGCGAAAATGAATGGTCAGCAGGTGCCCTATGCAGGCATCCTGGTAACCATTGCGGTATACGTTATTGGCGTGGTGCTTAACTACTATGTTCCTTCGCAGGTTTTTGAAATCGTTTTGAATGTCGCTTCGTTGGGTATCATCTCTTCCTGGGCCTTTATCGTGGTATGCCAGATGCGTTTACGTAAGGCGATTAAAGAAGGTAAGGCAGATGAGGTGAGCTTCAGACTGCCGTGGGCACCGTTTACGTCGTGGTTAACACTGCTATTTTTGGCCAGCGTGTTGGTACTGATGGCATTTGACTACCCGAACGGCACCTATACGATTGCATCTATCCCGTTAATTGCCGTGGTGCTGGTGCTGGGCTGGTTTGGCGTACGTAAACGCGTCAATGCCATTGCTGAAACGCAGCACGATCATCATGAAACCCCAGTTGTAGAGTCAGGCTCGTAAGCCTGATTCACATTCCCTCTGGTGGTTCCGGGAATGTGAATGCGGCGGTGCCGTCCGGCGTCGGGCGACAACGCCGCTATCAACGTAATTAACGCGTCGTTTTAAGATAGTTTTCCTGTTTTGTTCAGCCTATGATTATTAGCTTCTTGTATGGTCTGGAACCTACCCGATGTCTACGAAAGTGGCGATTGTCAAAAATAAAGTCCTCTCTGAAAACTATTTTCTACTGCGTAATTTCACCTACGATCTCACTGCCCGCGATGGCGCACTGATCCGCCATAAGCGTGAGGTGTACGATCGTGGTAACGGTGCCGCCATACTGCTATACAATCGCGAAAAAAACAGCGTTGTGCTGATTAACCAATTCCGTATTGCTACCTATGTCAATGGTAACAGTAACGGTATGCTGATCGAAGTTTGTGCGGGTTTGCTTGATGATGATTCACCCGAGGATTGTATTCGCAAAGAGGCAATAGAAGAGACGGGATATGCGGTGGGGCATGTCGAGAAACTCTTTTCTGCCTACATGTCTCCGGGGGGCGTGACGGAGCTGTTGCACTTTTTCGCCGCGGAATATGATGATTTAACGCGTGATAATGCCGGTGGTGGCGTTGAGGATGAGGATATTGACGTATTAGAAATGCCCTTTCCAACAGCGTTGGCAATGATTAAGGACGGACGCATTTGTGATGCGAAAACTATCATGCTGTTACAGCATGCACAACTTGCCGGATGGCTAACCGCCTGATGTCACACAGCAGTGCAAATCCTTGACGGACGAAGGTCCGGGGACATGCAGGGACTGCCATGCGTTGCTTATCCTTTCTTTGTCGGCGCGTTTTGATTGTCCGATAAATCTTATTGAGAGGAGGCAGGAGAGACAGGATGATGAACGTGCAATCACACTCATTGTCGGGATTTAGCCGTAGTTGTGCTTTATGGGTGAGGTCACAGATTAAGGCATGTTGATCGTTTGCCGTTGCGCTATCATCATTGCTTAACTATTTGGGGAACCTGATTGCCTGATGCCTTACTGGATGAAACCACTGTTTTTTTTGCCTTTTCTCTTTGTCGCCAGCGTAAAAGCTGCGCCACTGCAAAAAACATTTAATGGCTGGCAGGTAACCTGCGATAACCTTAATTTCTGTGTGGCTCGCAGTGTTCCCGGTAATAAAGGGTTGGTGATGACCATATCGCGCCATGCTGGCGTGATCGATCGCCCTCTGCTGAGGATTGATTATGGCAATGGCTATACGGGGGAACTGCATGGCGGCAAGCTTAAAGATAATCTTCTTATCGACCAGCTGCGGCTAAAGCCCGATCTGAAACATTGGGAAGTTGAACCCCATCACTTGGTGACCTCGCATGCGATTTCTATTGATGAGTTTCTGGGGCAAATTCTTGATGCTGATACAATCCAATTAACCGGGCAACCACAGGCGACGATTTCACTGCACGGGCTGAAAGCCGCATTGTTGCTGATAGATGATTTACAAGGGCGAGTCAATGGTATGAGCGCGTGGATAAAACGTGGCGATCGCGTGGCTTATGATGTGCCGCCGGAGCCAGCCTTACCGCATATGCAGGCTTTCGACTTTGTACCTGAGCCCTTAACGCGTGAAGAGAGCAGAGGTTTAATTGATTTTGGCACCTGGCGAGTAAACACCAATGAGTGCTCACTTTCACCGATGCGTCGTGAAGTCAGTGTTGCCCCCCTGACTGACGATAAAGCGTTGCTGTTAGTGAGCTGTGAGATGGGAGCCTATAACGTTATCGATCTGGCTTTTGCGGTGACTCGAACCCAACCTTATACCGCACGCGGTATCACGCTTAATTTGCCTTTTACGCCCCCCAACGGCAACGGTAAACACCTTGAATTAATTAACGCTGAGTATGATGCGACTACCAGCCAGCTTTTGACGTTTTCAAAAGGGCGCGGGATAGGGGATTGTGGTAACGCATCACGCTGGCAGTTTGATGGCGAAGAGTTTGTGTTGGCTGAGTATGCGGAAGAGGGTACCTGCGATGCCTGGCACGGCAGCAGCGACTGGCCAACGCTATGGGTGAGCCAACAAGCGTCTACCGGGGAATCACACCCTGAGGAATAAGCCGTAGCGGGCAGGAAGGATGCAGAAATAAAATGTGCGGGAGCACCCGATCATCCTTACGGATGACCAGGCAACTACCCCATTAATGAGGTTTCAACAACTTCTCTGCGTGACTCACAATATTTTCAACCGTAAAGCCAAACTCGGTAAACAACTTATCGGCTGGTGCGGATTCACCAAAGGTTGTCATTCCCACAATTGAACCGTTAAGGCCGACATACTTATACCAGTAGTCAGCAATACCCGCTTCCACCGCAACGCGAGCCGTGACGGTTGAAGGTAAAACTGACTCGCGCCAGGCGACATCCTGCTTATCAAACATATCGGTTGAAGGCATGGATACCACACGCACTTTATGGCCGCTGGCAGTAAGTTTTTCTGCTGCGCCCAGCGTGATCTCAACTTCAGATCCGGTTGCAATAAGAATTACCTCGGGCGTCCCGTCGCAATCTTTAAGCACGTAAGCACCGCGGGAGATATCTTCCAACTGTTGCTTGCTGCGCGCGGGTTGGGCCAGATTCTGGCGCGATAAAATCAGCGCGGTAGGACCGTGATGGCGCTCAATGGCATGTTTCCACGCCACGGCAGTTTCAACCTGGTCGCAGGGACGCCAGACGCTCATATTTGGCGTCAGCCGCAGACTGGCAAGCTGTTCGACGGGCTGGTGCGTTGGACCATCTTCACCAAGACCGATTGAGTCATGGGTATAGACCAGTATGTGGCGCGCCTTCATGAGTGCCGCCATGCGTACGGCGTTACGTGCATACTCAACAAACATCAGAAAGGTGGCCGTATAGGGTACAAAACCGCCGTGATGAGCAATACCGTTGGCAATAGCGGTCATACCAAACTCGCGTACGCCATAGTGAATATAATTTCCGGCGAGATCTTCTTTGATCGACGTTGAGCCGGACCAAATCGTCAGGTTACTTGGTGCTAAATCGGCGGAGCCACCAAGGAACTCTGGTAGCAGCTTACCGTATGCCTCCAGTGAGTTCTGAGACGCTTTACGGCTGGCGATTTTTGCCGGATTTGCCTGCAGCTGTTCAATGAATTTTTGTGTTTCAGCCTGCCAGGTCGCGGGCAGCCCGCCGTCCATACGTCGGGAAAATTCATTGGCCAGTTCGGGAAAGGCCGCTTTGTACGCAGAAAATTTATCGTTCCAGGTGTTTTCATGTTTCTGACCGGCCTGCTTCGCATCCCATTGCGCATAGTATGACTGTGGGATCTCAAACGGCGGATAATCCCAATTCAGCTGTTTACGCGTCAGGGCAATTTCATCGTCACCTAATGCGGAACCGTGGGCTTCCTCTTTACCTGCTTTGTTAGGGGAACCAAAACCAATCACGGTGCGGCAAATAATCAATGAGGGTTTATCGGTTACGCTTTGCGCTTCTTTAATGGCTTGCTTAATGGCTTGTGGATCGTGACCATCAATTTCATGCACGACGTGCCAGTTATAGGCTTCGAAGCGTTTCGCCGTGTCATCGGTGAACCACCCTTTGGTTTCGCCATCAATGGAAATGCCATTGTGATCGTAAAAGCCAATCAGTTTACCCAGGCCAAGCGTACCTGCCAGCGACGAGGCTTCATGGGATATACCTTCCATCAGGCAGCCATCGCCCATAAATACATAGGTAAAGTGATCAACGATGTCGTGGCCCGGGCGGTTAAATTGTGCACCCAACGTGCGTTCGGCAATCGCAAGGCCAACGGCGTTTGCCAGCCCCTGCCCAAGGGGGCCAGTGGTGGTTTCCACGCCTGGCGTATAGCCAATTTCAGGATGGCCTGGTGTTTTAGAATGCAGTTGACGGAAATTTTTCAGTTCTTCCATCGGCAGGTCGTAACCGCTGAGATGCAGCAGGCTGTACAGCAGCATTGAACCGTGACCATTAGATAATACAAAGCGGTCGCGATCTGCCCAGGCCGGGTTAGTCGGATTATGCTTCAGGAAGTCACGCCATAGCACTTCAGCAATATCAGCCATCCCCATGGGGGCTCCCGGGTGGCCTGAGTTTGCTTTTTGTACGGCATCCATACTGAGCGCGCGGATTGCATTGGCTAACTCTCTACGTGAGGACATATGCTCTCCTAAGGGTTAAACGGGGTAAAACGGCGTGGATTATTCTGGCATGCCAGCCTCCGTGAAGGCTGGCATGATGGGATTACAACTTCGCGGCCAGCACATCTTCAAGTTTCTGTTGGTCAACAGCAAACTGGCGGATACCTTCAGCCAGTTTTTCAACGGCCATGGCATCCTGATTATGCTCCCAGCGGAACTCAGCTTCAGAGAGTGATGCTGGCTGGTGGAAAGCTTTGGTTGATGGCGTTAATTTACGTTCAACGGGGGCGTCGCTGGCCTGTAAATCTTCCAGCAGATTGGGGGAAATCGTCAGGCGATCGCAGCCTGCCAGCGCCAGAATCTGCTCAACTTTACGGAAGCTGGCGCCCATGATCACCGTGTTGTAGCGATGCTGTTTGTAGTAATCATAGATATTACGTACGGATTTCACACCGGGATCTTCATCCGCAACATAGGGATCAAGCGGCTTACGGGCGTTGTACCAGTCATAAATGCGGCCAACAAAGGGAGAGATCAGGAATACGCCGGCTTCTGCGCAGGCACGAGCCTGGGCAAAAGAGAACAGCAGAGTCAGGTTACAGTTAATCCCGTTTTTCTCCAGCTCTTCCGCTGCGCGGATACCTTCCCATGTCGACGCCAGTTTGATCAGAATACGCGAGCGATCGATACCATGCTCTTCATACATTCTCACCAACTTCTCCGCTTTGGTGACGCACATGCCACGATCGAAAGAGAGGCGGGCATCGACTTCTGTAGAAACACGGCCCGGCACGCTTTTCAGAATTTCCATACCGAGGTTAATGGCAACTTTATCGCTGGCATTAATGATTTGAGTGTCTTTACTGCCGCCCTGTTTTTTTGCGTAGTCAATAGCATCGTCAATCAGGTGCTTATACGAGTCGAGGCCAGCAGCTTTCAGGATCAGAGACGGGTTGGTGGTGGCATCTTCAGGGTGATAGTTACGAATAGATTCAATGTCGCCGCTGTCGGCCACCACGGTAGTAAACTGTTTTAATGCGTCTAGCTGATTCATCTCTTAGCTCCTTGATAAGCAATCGATAATTATTCTACCCATCGTATCTGTAGCAATCGCAAGGATATACGTTCAGGGATGACTGCCATCCCCTTCTTGCTGCACTGGCAGATACTCTGGCTAAAGAACAGGGCTCATCAGACGGTATCAAGTGACAGATGCCTGAGCAGCCATGTCCTGTTATTTCAGGCCAACCACATTGCATCAGGTGCTGTCACAGAGGGACGCGTTTTCGCTGATGGTTGCAATGGGCTTACCCGATAGGGCGTCACGCCGTGAGTCATTAAGAGCGCGGTCAAAAGGTACTGACGCGTTTTTTGATGCATATCGCCATCACTCAACGGCAGATCAGGATGCCATGTTTATAGCGCAGGAACTTGATGCCTTGTGCCTCATCGTGAACGATCGACGAGATACCTTTCCAGGACATGAAGTGGTAAACCACAGTCTGGATCCCCGAGCGCCATCGGTAATGAGTCCGGGCACGTTTATTCAGTGACGAAGACACCCGCGCGACTCGCCATAGAAAGCATAGCAGATCCCCGGAATAACGTGCTGGCAGTTGATGTGCCTTGCTATCTCCGTTTGCGCGGCAGATTGCCGCAGTTGTAAACGAGGGCTTTAAAGAGGGGGGGCTGAAAACGCACTTTCTCTCCTGTTTTTCAAAGCCGCTTCAAGTTTTTCCTGTATTTCCCGCTTCTATACTGTTCTTTCGAAACTCTCTAATACAAAGCCAAGGATAAGACGATGGACGAACAATTGAAGCAAAGTGCCCTCGATTTTCACGAATTCCCCGTCCCCGGTAAAATACAGGTTTCACCCACTAAGCCATTAGCGACGCAGCGAGACCTGGCATTAGCCTATTCGCCAGGCGTGGCGGCGCCCTGTCTGGAGATTGCGAAAGATCCACTCGCGGCGCATAAATATACCGCGCGCGGCAACCTTGTTGCGGTGATCTCTAATGGTACCGCAGTGCTTGGGTTGGGAAATATTGGCGCATTGGCCGGTAAACCCGTGATGGAAGGCAAAGGTGTTCTATTCAAGAAGTTTGCTGGCATTGACGTGTTCGATATTGAAATTGATGAGTTGGATCCGGACAAACTGATTAATGTGATTGCGGCGCTGGAGCCAACATTTGGCGGCATTAATCTCGAAGATATCAAAGCGCCGGAATGTTTTTACATTGAAAAGGCGCTGCGTGCGCGTATGAAAATTCCGGTATTCCATGACGATCAGCATGGCACCGCTATCATTTGCACGGCAGCGGTACTTAACGGGCTGCGCGTGGTTAATAAATCACTTTCTGATGTGCGACTGGTGGTCTCAGGCGCGGGGGCTTCCGCTATTGCCTGCATGAATCTGCTGGTGGCGCTAGGCATGCAAAAACACAATATTGTGGTGTGCGACTCGAAAGGGGTGATTTATCAGGGTCGAGAAGAACCAATGGCTGAAACTAAAGCGGCCTATGCCATCAAAGACAACGGTAAACGAACGTTGGATGAGGTGATCACCGGCGCGGACATTTTTCTCGGCTGTTCAGGACCGAAGTTGATGACACCGGAGATGGTGAAGCGCATGGCGAAGGATCCATTGATCCTGGCACTGGCTAACCCCGAACCTGAAATTTTACCACCGCTGGCGAGGGAAGTACGTCCTGATGCCATCATCTGTACGGGACGCTCAGATTTTCCCAATCAGGTGAATAATGTGCTGTGCTTCCCGTTTATTTTTCGTGGGGCATTGGATGTCGGCGCGACAGCGATCAATGAAGAGATGAAGCTGGCCGCGGTACATGCGATTGCTGAACTGGCGCTGGCGGAACAAAGTGATGTGGTTGCTTCCGCCTATGGCGACCAGGAGCTGTCGTTTGGCCCTGATTATCTGATCCCGAAACCTTTCGACCCGCGGCTGATAGTGAAAATTGCCCCAGCGGTCGCTAAAGCTGCTATGGATTCAGGTGTGGCGACGCGGCCCATCGCGGATTTTGATGCCTATCGGGAAAAACTGACAGAGTTCGTTTACAAAACCAATCTTTTCATGAAGCCTATCTTCTCGCAGGCAAGGAAGGATCCTAAACGGGTTGTGTTGGCCGAAGGTGAAGAGGCACGAGTACTGCATGCGACTCAGGAGTTGATCACGTTGGGATTGGCGAAGCCAATATTGATCGGACGCCCGGGAGTCATTGATATGCGCCTGAAAAAACTGGGACTGAAGATTGAGGCGGGTAAAGATTTTGAGGTGGTTAATAACGAATCCGATCCGCGATTTAAGCAGTACTGGAGTGAATATCACCAAATTATGAAGCGACGCGGTGTTTCAGTGGAAGAGGCGCAGCGGGCGGTTATCGGCAATCCAACTTTAATCGGTGCCATTATGGTACAGCGAGGTGAGGCGGATGCGTTAATCTGCGGAACGATTGGCGATTATAAATCCCATTATGATGTTGTTGAGAAGCTGTTTGGTTTCCGCGCTGACGTTAAGGTGGCGGGAGCAATGAATGCGTTACTGCTACCAAGCGGTAATACTTTTATCGTTGATACTTACGTTAACGAAGATCCGACGCCGGAAGCGTTAACTGAGCTAACGCTGATGGCGGCCGAAACCGTTCGACGTTTTGGTATTGAGCCTAAAGTGGCATTGTTATCGCATTCCAGTTATGGGACGTCTGATGCGCCAGCCGCACGTAAAATGCGTGAAACTCTGGCGCTGGTGAATGCCCGGGCACCGGAACTGGAGATTGATGGCGAGATGCACGGTGACGCAGCGCTGGTGGAAAGTATTCGTCACGACAGGATGCCGGATAGCCCGCTAAAAGGGTCCGCCAATATTCTGATTATGCCGAATGTTGAAGCGGCGCGTATTAGCTATAACCTGCTGCGTGTCTCTTGCTCAGAAGGCGTGACCGTGGGGCCGGTATTGATGGGGATTGCGAAACCGGTTCACGTGCTAACGCCGATTGCTTCAGTGCGTCGCATTGTTAATATGGTTGCGTTGGCCGTAGTGGAAGCCCAAACGCAGCCATTATAAATACGCTGTATTTTCTGGTTGCTCCAGGAATCGCGATAGATTTGTACAGATGAAATGATACAGGGGCCGGCAGTTGCTCTGGCCCCACGTTTTTGTCCCCCGCCAGAAACCGTTTATCCGGTTGAGGGAGCGGAACACCGTGGCGTCAAGTTCTTTAGCCGACGTATGGGCGCATCATGAATCCCTGATGCCGGATTGCGGCGTTAACCATGCTCTTACGGGTAAAAAGTCACGGTATAATCTCGCTTCCGGCGAACCTTCCTCTGGCTGATAATCATATTCCCAGCGCACCAGCGGCGGCATCGACATTAAAATTGATTCGGTTCGTCCACCGGTTTGCAGGCCAAACAGCGTACCGCGATCCCATACCAGATTGAACTCCACGTAACGGCCACGACGATAAAGCTGAAACTGACGCTCGCGCTCGCCCCAGGATAACGTCCTGCGACGCGCCACAATGGGTAGATAACCGGTAAGAAAACCGTTTCCTACTGCCTGCATGAAATCGAAGCAGCTATCGAAATCTGGCGTATTCAAATCGTCAAAAAACAGCCCGCCAATCCCACGCTGTTCATCACGGTGTTTGATATAAAAATAATCATCACACCATTTTTTATAACGCGGATACACCTCTTCGCCAAAAGGCTGGCAAAGGTCAAAGGCTGTCTGATGCCAGTGGATGGCATCGTCTTCAAAACCATAGTAAGGCGTTAAATCAAAACCACCACCAAACCACCAGACGGGGGCGGCACCCGGTTTCTCGGCAATAAAAAAACGGACATTGGCATGGCTGGTCGGTACCCACGGATTTTCGGGATGGACCACTAATGAAACGCCCATTGCCTGAAAGCTACGGCCCGCTAACTCGGGGCGGTGCGCCGTTGCTGAAGCGGGCATTGCTTCGCCATAAACGTGAGAAAAGTTTACGCCGGCTTGCTCGAAAAGATTGCCGTTACGCAATACGCGACTGCGGCCACCTCCACCGGCAGGGCGTACCCAGTTGTCTTCTTCAAACTGCGCTGCACCATCGGTGAGTGCTAGCTGCTGGCAAATATTATCCTGCAATGTGAGCAGGAATTGTTTTACGCGGTCAGTATCGGGAGCGGTCATCATGGTGTTGTCTCAAAATATTTGCGACGATTATACCTTAAATTATTCGCGTTGCAGGGGGGGACATTACGTCACTCGGATAACTGCACCCGCTTTCCGACTGTGATACCCATGAAAACTGCCTTTTCTGCACTGTGAGACTTGCACCGTAGAAATAATGCGTGATAATCAACAAATTCTGCAGAACCTCTGAGTAAAAATGATGGAAATTCGCGCATTCTGCCATGATGACTTTGAAGAAGTGATTACCCTTTGGGATCGATGTGATCTGTTACGCCCCTGGAACGATCCTGAAATGGATATTGAGCGTAAATTGACGCACGATCCTGATCTGTTTCTGGTGGCTGTGGTCGGCGGCGAAATTGTCGGTACATTGATGGGCGGCTATGATGGACATCGTGGTTCTGCTTACTATTTGGGCGTGCATCCTGATTACCGTGGACGTGGTTTTGCCAATGCACTGATCAATCGCCTTGAGAAGAAATTGATCGCACGTGGTTGTCCAAAGATCAACTTACTGGTACGTGAAGAAAATGATGCAGTACTCGGTTTTTATGAGAAGCTGGATTATGAAATTCAGGATACCCTGGCACTCGGCAAGCGCCTGATTGAAGATCGTGAATATTAATACGCTACGGGTGACCATACTGTTGCCCGACCGTCTTCCCCGTTTTCTGATGTGATGATGACCCTCAACTATTCCCCCGACGATTATGACCAAAAAGGACAGCTCAGGTTACCGCTGAGTTTCTGGATCGTTTTGCTGTTGCAGGCACGGACCTGGGTGTTGTTTGTGGTTGCAGGTGCTTCCCGGCAGCAGGGCACCGATTTGTTGACGCTGTTTTATCCCGACGCCCATGCTTTCTGGCTCGGCCTTGCGTTGGGTATACCCGCTGCCTTCGGACTGCTGCTGACTGGCTATCGCCAGCGATTACCCGGTGTATGGCAGGCGTGGCGTTGGGTGCTGTGTGCCGCGCTGGTGGCAATGATGCTTTCACAAGCTGTAACCCTCTGGCAGGGCGATGAAACCTTTTCCCCTTTGGTGGGGGTATTTGGTCTGTTTGACTTGCTCGCGTTAGGATATTTAACGTTGAATCGGCGCTTGCGGCACTGCTTCGATCGCCACCTTAATGCGGCAGAGTAAAACTTTTCTCATATTTGGCACTCAAATCTGATTCACACGAGTCATGTGTTGACTACAGGAGTTGCAATGAAATTTGTTCGCCCGGCGATGATTATCGCCGCATTACTGTTGGCAGGCTGCGCCAGTTCCGGCTCGCAGACGCAATCTGATTCGAGCTGGTGGAATCCGTTCTCAAAAATATCCTGGTCGAGCCTGTCGCCGCTTAACTGGTTTGGTTCCTCATTGGAGGTTACCGAACAGGGCGTTGGCGATGTGAACGGTAGTACCACGATGAGTGAGTCGGTTCTGAATGACGCATTGTCGGGAAAGTATAAACTGCGACAGGGCATGCGCAGTAGTAACGGCGGTGTGGTGTCATTTTGGCAGGCGCTGGAGGATGGTAAGGTAAAGTTGCTGATTAATGGCAATGCGACCGTGAGCCGCGTTGAGGTGATGGACGTCGCGATTGCGACGCAGGACGGCACCAAAATCGGTAGTAAATTTAGTGAACACTTTGATAAAGCCTTTGGCGCCTGTGAAAAAGCACCGGGGCTGGACAGTAGTGAAATTGAATGTAAGGCACCGAATAGCCAGCATATTCATTACGTTTATAGCGGCGAATGGCACGGCCCTGAAGGTTTGATGCCGCCTGATGATACCCTGAAAAACTGGACGCTAAGCAAAATTATCTGGCGTCGGTGATGTCCCGTATTTGTGACGGCATTTCATTTTCCCTCGCGGTAGCGCAGGATGCCGCCTGAAACATCGGGTATGATATGGCTTAAAATCGTCGTACGGACAGAATTACACTCAGGAGAGCCACATAATGTCTCAGGTTCAGAGCGGCATTTTACTGGAACATCGCCGTTTTGCGATTTATATCGAAGCGAAGGCGCAAGGGGAATTGGAGGCCATTCGACAGGGCACCAACGTTTTTAATCAGCAACTGCTGCAGTTGCAACAGCAGTATCCGGATGCGGGATTGGGCGCGGTTGTGGCGTTTGGTCCAACGCTGTGGCGCGATCTCACTGCCGAACCAGGGGCTGTTGAGCTGAAGGATTTTCTGCCGTTGGGGAAAGGTGGGATTGCGCCGGCAACTCAGCGTGACCTGCTGATCCATATCCAGTCATTGCGTCATGATGTTAACTTCAGCGTGGCACAGGCGGCACTGGCGGCTTTCGGTTCTTCACTGCTTATTGAGGAAGAGATCCATGGTTTTCGCTGGGTAGACGATCGCGATCTGTCGGGTTTCGTTGACGGTACGGAAAATCCGCAGGGTGAAGCACGTCAGCAGGTTGCCATCATCTCGCAGGGGAATGATGCGGGAGGCAGCTATGTCTTTACCCAACGCTGGGAGCATGATCTTAAGATGTGGCAGCGGCTCAATGTCAGCAAGCAAGAGCAGGTGATAGGGCGAACCAAAGCGACAAGTGAAGAACTGGATAGCAATGTGCGTCCGGATACCTCTCACGTAAGCCGTGTGGACCTGAAAGAGAACGGGCAAGGATTGAAGATCCTGCGCCAGAGCCTGCCTTATGGCACAGCCAGTGGCACACATGGATTATTTTTTATCGCTTACTGCGCCACGCTGTACAACATTGAACAACAGTTGCTGAGTATGTTTGGTGAGCGCGATGGCAAGCTGGACGCAATGCTGCGTTTCACCAAACCGAAAACCGGTAGCTATTATTACGCGCCTTCGGTTGAACAACTCGCCAGGCTATAAAAGACCCGTGCAGGGTGTATGCGTTTCGGCCCTGCTATTTTTAGTGGTTACATATCCTTTCCCACCAGCTTATAGCATTTTAGACTTTCAAATCATCAAACGGTATATAAAACCGTTACAGCTTTCACCTGCGTTATAAATAAACTGATTGCACTCGTGGCGTGAGCCGAATCATCAACTCAGGGTGCTAAATGACTTTTCCAATGGTGAAAAAATGCGTAACAGGCGTGGCTTTCTCGCTGCTGCTGGCAAGCGGTGCCCAGGCAACAGAGCTGATGAACAGTTCTTACGACGTCTCTCGCGAGCTATTTGAAGCGCTAAATGTGCCCTTTGAACAGCAGTGGGTGAAACAGCATCCCGGCGACGCGTTAACGATTAAACAATCTCATGCAGGTTCATCCAAACAGGCCCTGGCAATTCTACAGGGGCTAAAGGCGGATGTGGTGACTTATAATCAGGTGACCGATGTCCAGATCCTTCACGATCGCGGTAATTTGATCCCAGCCGACTGGCAAAAACGGTTGCCAAATAATAGCTCCCCTTTTTATTCCACCATGGCTTTCCTGGTGCGCAAAGGTAATCCCAAAAATATCCATGGCTGGAACGATCTTGCGCGTGATGGTGT encodes the following:
- the ansP gene encoding L-asparagine permease — protein: MKAKKKTAADLRAAKRRWLNSHDTGYHKAMGNRQVQMIAIGGAIGTGLFLGAGARLQAAGPALALVYLVCGIFSFFILRALGELVLHRPSSGSFVSYAREFLGEKASYVAGWMYFVNWAMTGIVDITAVALYMHYWGAFGDVPQWIFALGALAIVGTMNMIGVKWFAEMEFWFALIKVLAIAIFLIVGVVFLGSGKMLDGNATGFHLITDNGGFFPHGLLPALVLVQGVVFAFASIELVGTAAGECKDPKTMLPKAINSVIWRIGLFYVGSVVLLVLLLPWNAYQAGQSPFVTFFTRLGVPYIGSIMNIVVLSAALSSLNSGLYSTGRILRSMSMGGSAPKFMAKMNGQQVPYAGILVTIAVYVIGVVLNYYVPSQVFEIVLNVASLGIISSWAFIVVCQMRLRKAIKEGKADEVSFRLPWAPFTSWLTLLFLASVLVLMAFDYPNGTYTIASIPLIAVVLVLGWFGVRKRVNAIAETQHDHHETPVVESGS
- the nudK gene encoding GDP-mannose pyrophosphatase NudK — encoded protein: MSTKVAIVKNKVLSENYFLLRNFTYDLTARDGALIRHKREVYDRGNGAAILLYNREKNSVVLINQFRIATYVNGNSNGMLIEVCAGLLDDDSPEDCIRKEAIEETGYAVGHVEKLFSAYMSPGGVTELLHFFAAEYDDLTRDNAGGGVEDEDIDVLEMPFPTALAMIKDGRICDAKTIMLLQHAQLAGWLTA
- a CDS encoding DUF1176 domain-containing protein, which produces MPYWMKPLFFLPFLFVASVKAAPLQKTFNGWQVTCDNLNFCVARSVPGNKGLVMTISRHAGVIDRPLLRIDYGNGYTGELHGGKLKDNLLIDQLRLKPDLKHWEVEPHHLVTSHAISIDEFLGQILDADTIQLTGQPQATISLHGLKAALLLIDDLQGRVNGMSAWIKRGDRVAYDVPPEPALPHMQAFDFVPEPLTREESRGLIDFGTWRVNTNECSLSPMRREVSVAPLTDDKALLLVSCEMGAYNVIDLAFAVTRTQPYTARGITLNLPFTPPNGNGKHLELINAEYDATTSQLLTFSKGRGIGDCGNASRWQFDGEEFVLAEYAEEGTCDAWHGSSDWPTLWVSQQASTGESHPEE
- the tkt gene encoding transketolase; translated protein: MSSRRELANAIRALSMDAVQKANSGHPGAPMGMADIAEVLWRDFLKHNPTNPAWADRDRFVLSNGHGSMLLYSLLHLSGYDLPMEELKNFRQLHSKTPGHPEIGYTPGVETTTGPLGQGLANAVGLAIAERTLGAQFNRPGHDIVDHFTYVFMGDGCLMEGISHEASSLAGTLGLGKLIGFYDHNGISIDGETKGWFTDDTAKRFEAYNWHVVHEIDGHDPQAIKQAIKEAQSVTDKPSLIICRTVIGFGSPNKAGKEEAHGSALGDDEIALTRKQLNWDYPPFEIPQSYYAQWDAKQAGQKHENTWNDKFSAYKAAFPELANEFSRRMDGGLPATWQAETQKFIEQLQANPAKIASRKASQNSLEAYGKLLPEFLGGSADLAPSNLTIWSGSTSIKEDLAGNYIHYGVREFGMTAIANGIAHHGGFVPYTATFLMFVEYARNAVRMAALMKARHILVYTHDSIGLGEDGPTHQPVEQLASLRLTPNMSVWRPCDQVETAVAWKHAIERHHGPTALILSRQNLAQPARSKQQLEDISRGAYVLKDCDGTPEVILIATGSEVEITLGAAEKLTASGHKVRVVSMPSTDMFDKQDVAWRESVLPSTVTARVAVEAGIADYWYKYVGLNGSIVGMTTFGESAPADKLFTEFGFTVENIVSHAEKLLKPH